The stretch of DNA GTAGAAGCCGCTGTTCCGAGTCTGCGGGATGGCAAATGTGACCTGCCCGGACCGCATATTAAGAGTCTTGGGTTTGAAACCGTTCGCGTAATCCAAACGATTTTTGGAGCGTTCGTAAGCCCCTGCATTTAGGAAGTTCTCCCGTTCCAATTTCATGGCCTCGTTCATGGCGAGTCTGAAAAGATCCATCAGAAAGTCGGGTCCCTGCTCGATTAGGGCTTTCAAAATTGTCGGGTCGAAACTATATTTGTTTTCGGAGTTTTCCATAATTGATTCCTTTTTGATTTGTCGCAAAACCAAAAATAGGATGTGGAAACTCCACTTTTTGTTTATAGGGCCCTAAACGGGCCTTTTTTCATGAATTATTGATTTTACAGAAAGAAAATTACATCTTCAACGATCCTATCAACATCCGCTCCAGATTTGATAATTAACCTGCCACCCTTACTAGTATCAACGGTAACACTATGCTCTTCATTACCTTTCCATATGACTCTATCACCATCTAATTCGAATTCTACCGTTTCTTGGCCGTCCTCAAGGGAATTGTTTGCCCCTCCCTTATAGACTCTTTCCTGCGAATTATCACCCACATTTGCGATAACGTCACCTTCGTCTTCATCTTCATGAGCCATGACAGGATCAAGATCACGATTTACATTAGCGGTAAAATCAAACAGGGTTATTTCGCCTGTTATGTCCCATTCCTCAGTATAGAACAGGAACTCCACATAGGCGAAAAGTTCCGCGCTTATTTTGCCCTTAAGGTCAAACATGCCCATCACCCCGAAATCTTCCGCAGTCTGCTTGAATTCCTTCAAGCGCAGCTTTCCGTCTTCATTGGGATCGAACATATCCAAACCAGTGGTTATCGTAACACCACCGCCTACGCCGCCTTTAATGATTCCGCCGTTGAACTCAGCAGAGGCCTTGACACCGCCATAGAATTCAAGTTCGCTAGAATCCTTACCATTATGTAGGTCATCCACATAAAAACCGTTGACTAAGGCACCGTAATCCTTCCAGCCACTGCCGATATATTGGCGAATTCCGTAGGTATCATAGCCAAAGCCAAGGTTGATATTTGCACCGAAAGCAATGTCCAGGCGCACTCCCAGCGGGCCATATACAGGGAAGAAGGTATCCCAGCTGAATTCAAAATTCAAGGGACTCATCGTATAATGGACAAGGTCGATATCCTCCCCCAGCAGAAGCCTATACGCCCCTTGCATATCCTGCCAGAAGAAATTCCAATGAGAATCCGAAGAAGACGAATTAACGATGTCGCTTAGGCCATTACTTGAAACCTTACCGTCGGGGTCAACCAGCGTCGGTTTGGCTGTGGTATCCATATACTTGGAATTATCCAAGGTCGTAGATTTAGCCTTGCCTTGGATAAAATTATTTGCAGCAGAGGAACCAGAAGAGTTTATTCCACCAATCAGCCAATAATTAGGCAATTCTATATATACATCACCATCTTTTGAAGCTTTCCCAAATGCAAAAATTTTATCCGCAATGTTGACTATTTCCTTGACCTCGAAGATAAACGAATCATCGAAATCCGGATTCTTGCTGTACATCTTGGCAAGTTTCAGCGGGGTCAATTCAACGCCAAGGTCATCCAAGACGGGGAATGGTGTTGTCAAGAAGTCTATGAGTTCCTTCATCGGCTCAATGACTTCTTTAGCGCGGTTAACAACAGGGCCAAGGACATTCGAAACAAAAGTTCCCACGTCAATGGTCATATTGGAAAAACCAAGCCGAGTCACCCCCTTAAACACATCCCACTCAAAGTCAAAATTTCCGTTAAACTTGGGATATTTACTTGACGAGCTACCATCTTCAATTTTACCGAAGCCAACAGTAATTCCAGCCGAGATGTTCGTTCTTGCAACCACATCAGGGGTAATACTCGAAATCACGTTAGAAATGTGATTTACTCGTTGCTGACCCAAGTCAACATTAAAACTAAACTCAGCCAAATCGTCGTCATCCATTTCCAACTGCATGGCAAGTTTAGAAATGGATCCATTAATTTTAGAACCCTTAGCAAAATGGACTTTCGCCCCAGCCGTAAACTCATTTTCGTCTCCTTCATTGAAGAAGAAGTAGAATCCATCTTGCTCTGATATTCCAAAGCCAAACTGCAGATTCCAGCCAATTTCAAGGCTAACCCCGCCATCGCCCGCAATTTCCAATCCAGGCATTCCAAGGTCAAAACCCAAATCTGTCCCAATTCGGTATATATCACTCAATTTAAGGAACCATTCCGCATACTCCGCACCGCTTCTGTAAGCAATGCCATCCGCGAGCGACCATGCATCAGTTATACCGTATTGAGAAATTCCCGTCACACTTGTCAAATCGGAAGTAAAAAGTTCGCCCAACTTCTCCGCAATCATTTTCGCATTGAAACCAGTGGATTCGTAAACAAAATCTGAGAATGGTTCAAGTACACGATCCCTGATAGCGCTCAAGAAATCAACTCCATTGCTCAACGCATCACCCATTACGGGCATATCCTTGAGTTGGGACATAATTTTTCCGTTCAAACCGGATTCTATACGCGTGAACAGTTCATCTAAGCCGGCAACGGCAAGCTTAATCTTGTCAAAGAAATCAATATCCCCCGACCCAAGACTTTGAATTTTTGTATAGACTTCGCTAAAATCGGCCACCAACGTTCCATCAATCAAACCACTTTTATCGGCTTCAGACATTAACATAGAAAAACCTATGTTTTTAACATCCAAAGAACCAAACACGTCCGCCATTGATTTTGCTACTGCATAGTTGTTGATATCTCCACCAACGACAGTATTACTAGCACTATTCCATTTACCCAAGTAAATATTCCCCAAGGTATACCCCTTGATACTTATGGGCAATCGACCAAGTATTGTTGCGTTGGCAGAATAGGGAGGATTATCTTTATCAAAAGTCACAGCAGTCACATGACTACCGTCACTCCCAATTTCCCCTTCAAAAGAGGCTTTCATATGAATAAACGAATCATCGCCATCAGAACCCACCTTGATAAGGTTCCTAAGCAAATCCATATTGGTAACACCAGCGTTAAAACCTAAATCAAAAGAAAGTTTAGAGCCGGAAATACCGATATTTGCTCCAAACTTTATTCCACTATCTTTTAACACAAAACCATTATTTGCACTAACCAACGCGGACATTTTGAACCAAAGTCCGCCAGTCAAGCCAAGATTGGCATGACCATTAATGCCTTTACCACTTTGACCGAAATTCAAATCAAAGCCATCATCGCCGCCAAAAATTTTCATTAAATCAAAGTCAAATTCAATGGCCTTATTAACATTATCCCACTTCAAATCGACAATCTTTGGGTTTGACGTTGAAACACCAGGATTCACAGTCAAACCAGCATCTTCTAAATATTTTGAAAAATACATTGCAAATGACTGTATATCGGTAACATTTTCTGCACGCAAGGTATCGACAACACTCAATACAGAATCTGCCACATTTACAAGGTCACTCACCTTCTTATTGATAAGCGGAATTTCAAAATTCATGCCATCCGTGGCTTCAACAATTTTTTTAGCAAAATCAGTCACCATTCCATAGACTGTTTCTATGGAGAAATTTGAAATGCCACTTAAGAACGGATCAAGACTAATACTTGTTTTGAAGGTGTTAACCAAATTATCAAATTTGATTACAGAACCATCAGTAAGGGCGCAATTAGTCGCATTCAAAATCTTTTTATCTACACCACCTATTGACGCATTAACATCAACATTCAGTTTGTTTGTAAAAGTACCAAGACCTTCAGTCGTCTTTTGGGGATTAGTGGAATCAAACCCCAATGTATACCCCAACTCACCAGATGCCGTAATACCAACGCCAAGGAAACCGAGTGTAGCCGAGGCATTAATATTGGTAAGGCTAGCCTTGATGCCCGCATTTACCGACCATTCATTGCCTATTTTAATAAGTTCTGTCCAATCCATTTCACCAATGGGGGACCCGAAAACACGATATTCACCAACGCCATGCTCTTCATAATAAACCGATTTATTCTTGTCTCCAAAACCCAGCGCCTTCAGAATTTTATTTGTATGCGGGCTTTCAATTGAAAATTCCCCGGAGCTTTTGAACTCAATGTGGTCTTTACCTGCATAATCAATCGTTATAGTCGTCCCGACGAGGTAAGTTTCAATCTTTTGCACAACTTCAAGCAATGTCGTACTTGAAGAAATATTACCCAAATCAACACGAATCGACGACCCATTCTTTGGAGCAATTACAAAATCTTCTGAATCCGAACTCACAGCCGTAGAATCTTTTTTGATACTCAACGTATTGGCAGAAGTAAATACGAGATTCGTCCCATCAAAACTTAAGGAGATGTCCGTTCCTGTAATTGAAGATTTAACTTTCTGATACACACTCGCAACGGTATTGCACTCCGAGACATCAATTTCTTGTGAATCTATCGTAATTTTGTCAACATCTTTTTCTGCATCAAAGGCTCCGGACACACGCATATCCTGCACCATACAAGTTCTGCCATCCACCGAGCAAGATTCCAGGCTATACGACGACGCTTTCATCATCTTCTTTGCATCACAGCCAAAGCGTATCTCGTATTCCCCCGCGGTAGATGAGTCCCTTACATAAACGACATATATTCCGTAGGTACTCTCCTTAGAAGTACCATTATTTTCATTTTGAAACGTCGTCTTTCTCAAGAACAGTTCCAAGGCATGCTGTAAATCCTGGCATGTAACGCCTGATACACTCAGGTCATCCTTAAGGACTATTTCCTCTGAGTGCATTGTTCCTGCATCATCTTTGAACTCTAAATTTATCTTGTTCGTTGCAGAATTGACTTTTACTAGGCTAGTTGTCTGCACATCGTTTCCGCTTAAGTTCAAATCATAAAGGCTCTTTTCTACAGTATTGACTTTGGAACTACTTATGGCAAAACCAGAATCACCGTAAATATACAGGCGATTGTCTAAAAAATCATAGCTCAGCGTTTTGCCAGAGGCGTCCTTAAATTCAAACGCAGTCGAAGCGTCATAAGTATCTTTTGCAATCTTGACGGTATAATAATTCTCGTTTACCGCAGTGGTCACACCCGAGAAAGCATCTGCAAATATGGCATCACTGTCCTCAAGCGTTTCTCGCTTAAACTGAACATCCATGTCAAAAACCAATTGACACCTGCCTCAAAATCAGCATCGCCACTGGTTTTCACATTGGCAAAGGACCCTTTGCCAAGCATGGCGCCAAGGGAAAGATCTATTTTCCTTGTAAACTTCATATCCATATTAAAGAGGAAATTAATTTTCCCAATTTGTTGGATATTTCCGCTTGCAATATTGGACCCAGAAACTTCAACATCGTTCTTATCATACAAGGTCATGGTTATCAGATTCGACGCCGCAGTTCCCCCGAATATAGATGTCCAATTATTGTTCAGTTTTTCAATAAACTCATCTAGGTTTTCAAATGCACCCTTGTAGAAAGTTTCGTTCTTGTCAAGCAGCTCTGTTTCAAAGGTCTCTAGCTTTCCGGCATAGTCAATTATTGAACCCAAGGAATCCTTGGCAATAGATCCAAGCGCTTCAGCAGAAGTCCCTTTCGTAATTTGATTACGCAGTTGGAACAAAAGGGTTTGGATGGCCATTTCAAGTCTATTGACAAGGTTGCTGCCGGTAATGTTTGTATAATCCTTTAATGCATCGGGGTATTCCCATTCACCCGTCGTAATGTCATACTTGAAGGATTCCGCACTTCCCGAAGCCACATTATCAAGTTCAAATATACCGACCGCACTAGCGGAGTTTCCCGACTTAAGGGTCACCTTGTCGAAGCCTAAATCAATATTCGATGATGGTCCAATCTTGTAATCAGAGCCATCGGCAACAATCTCGACAAATGCGTTAAAGTTGGCGTTTTCAAGATCCACATAGAGCAAACCTGTATTCACCGCCATGGAAGACGTCGCACAGACGTTCAACTTAACACTTTCGACACTGGGGTTATCCTTGTTGCTCAAATCCATAGTAAGCACCAAGTCGCCAGCAACATTGCTCACCTTAAACAGACCCATATCCAAATCAGAAGGCATAGACTGCTGCAACTTGAATTCCAGTTTTGTCCCATTGAGTGTAATACCAGAAGTAACCCCAATGAACTTGTTTACCATATTGCTAAATAAGTCCGCATCGACAGCCACAGCAGAGTCTGTCGATGCAGCCAAATGGTACATAGCGCAGGCCTTGGCTATATTTCCCTTCAGGGAATCGAGGTTCGAAAGCGAAAGATTTCCCGGCAGTTTGACCGTATTGATCTTTTGAATGACGGAATCCAGGTCGAATACAGATGAATTGAAGGATACATCCGGGAACGTCACGTACGGATTTTGGATACTGGATACCTTGAGGTGCGAACTAGAATCGACCGAGAAAAGGGACGACGGAAGATTGGTTATTTCGAATTCCAGGTCCACATCGACTTTGTTGCCGTTGGTCTTGTCAACCGACACCACAAGGTCGTTATCATCGCTAATGTCCTTTTCCTGAATGTTGATTCCCATGAAGGTCGCTGCAGCGCCCAGATTACCAACGCTCAAACTAGCGTTATTCAAGGACGCCGTCAAATCGCCATTACTGTCGGCCACCAAATCAAGTTTTACAGAAGCATCTGCAGAAACCTGATTCGAGATTGCCATGCCTGGTATGCTTGAAAGGTCCATACTTTTGGTCGAGGAGAATTCAAGAATTCCCGATGTATAACCCACATTTATTTCTGAGCTCTGGATTTTATTACCAACAAATTCACCAACAGCATCTTGAAGGCTCTGTCCTTCCGCCTGGGTAAAGGTGCTCCAATCTATTGAATTAATCGCCGCATTGACTTCTGCCTTATAGTCATTGAAATCTCCCACAATCTGCTGTTTGAGCCCATCGACCTCGTCTGCAGCCGGGTTAGCTGTAACACTGTCAAAAGATTCAATAGCATCTATGGCCCCCATCAATATGTCACTATGGGCTGCCATAAGCAGGCGCGGTTCAAGGGGTTCAATATTGAAATTTTTTTGAGAGTTCTTCTTGGAAGATTTCTTAGACATGTTGATTATCTTGGATTTTTGTTATTGATGTAAAAATTTATTTCAACTTAATGCAGCGGACGGAATGAGCATCAAATTTTGAACCTCTTGAAGCCCCCGCGCCATCATTATAACGCGATATAACTTGATCAAGGGCCAGAACCTTATCTTGGAAAACAGATTCCGAGGGATAAAACATGTAAAACGCTGAATCTAAATCCGCGAAACCTCCTTGATTAAAATAAGCTCCCGACCCGGTAAGAGAAAGTCCGCTCTTATTGCTGCCAGAAAAAATATAACCGGAACGAAGGCCGTTCGCGTGATCATCGGTACTTGTCAGAGCTATTTGAAAATCATTAATATTCATTATTCGCCAGCCTTTGGGGCAAATTCCCTGATGATTTTCTTGAATCAAATGGGCACAACTCCTTGTATTACAACTATCATTGAGGCCCATCATTTCTGCCCACTGGTAAAGGCCGCCGTAACGGTCGCACTTGGTGGTGTCGTCATTATAGCAATAGCGCTCAATTTTCGTGTCGTCGGTCATGTTTTCACCGCCCTTCAAGGTGACATCGGCAATATTCAAATTCTGCGCCATAACTTGTATGGAATCCTTGACATAGTTCGTATC from Fibrobacter sp. UWEL encodes:
- a CDS encoding LEPR-XLL domain-containing protein, whose product is MSKKSSKKNSQKNFNIEPLEPRLLMAAHSDILMGAIDAIESFDSVTANPAADEVDGLKQQIVGDFNDYKAEVNAAINSIDWSTFTQAEGQSLQDAVGEFVGNKIQSSEINVGYTSGILEFSSTKSMDLSSIPGMAISNQVSADASVKLDLVADSNGDLTASLNNASLSVGNLGAAATFMGINIQEKDISDDNDLVVSVDKTNGNKVDVDLEFEITNLPSSLFSVDSSSHLKVSSIQNPYVTFPDVSFNSSVFDLDSVIQKINTVKLPGNLSLSNLDSLKGNIAKACAMYHLAASTDSAVAVDADLFSNMVNKFIGVTSGITLNGTKLEFKLQQSMPSDLDMGLFKVSNVAGDLVLTMDLSNKDNPSVESVKLNVCATSSMAVNTGLLYVDLENANFNAFVEIVADGSDYKIGPSSNIDLGFDKVTLKSGNSASAVGIFELDNVASGSAESFKYDITTGEWEYPDALKDYTNITGSNLVNRLEMAIQTLLFQLRNQITKGTSAEALGSIAKDSLGSIIDYAGKLETFETELLDKNETFYKGAFENLDEFIEKLNNNWTSIFGGTAASNLITMTLYDKNDVEVSGSNIASGNIQQIGKINFLFNMDMKFTRKIDLSLGAMLGKGSFANVKTSGDADFEAGVNWFLTWMFSLSEKRLRTVMPYLQMLSRV
- a CDS encoding transposase — encoded protein: MENSENKYSFDPTILKALIEQGPDFLMDLFRLAMNEAMKLERENFLNAGAYERSKNRLDYANGFKPKTLNMRSGQVTFAIPQTRNSGFY